The genomic interval tgtctaccagccaaactgaatttgaTCTGCATTTGACCGATTTGTGGGTGTCAAAGCCCTGCTGTCATTGCCATCTTCAATAGTGTGGCACCACAGGGTATTTCTTGCATGGACAAGACCAGAGTCAGGTAGAGGCTCAGAGTTGACTCTGTTCGCGTCTCAGAACTGGTGAAGTCCCACAGAGACTCCAATCAGTCCTGCACTTGCATCCTGGATGTGCGCACCAGAACCTTACTTGCAAGTCCCACTAGGGCATTCATTAGCCCTTCAGCGTCACATGCCCCAGCGGTGTGGCACTGTGAAGTTCTTCTGGGCATGATCACAGCAAACAGGAAGGGAGGAGAGCTCACAGGGGAGGTTATTATTGTATGTCCTACTGGTCTCCACTGCTGCTGTTGAAAAACATGACACCATGCGCACGCTTGGGATGCATTAGGTTGATGATGACTATCGATGTGCAGAACTCTCAGGCTTAATTAGTAGTATGGCGAGGAGGAAGCTGTTTTTCAATGTACGCCACAGATAAGTAAAGTAAATGTACAGGGGAGAGGGAATGTGCAAAGATCAACATACTTCCTAATGTTTGTTTTCTTAGTATTGCTGTATATTCGTTTTCTTAGACATGGGATGTGTCAAGTTAAAGACAATCATAATACCATCGGAATCATCCAGTGCACCTGGAATCAGCaaaacatttaaaggtgcactgtgtaatacttttagtagtttatttccagaattcatgttgttagtagagaaagtgcgctcaactccgaaaagtttcttacaaggtctttgggtgcgagcaaacagcaaagttcatgtatagtaaaaaagccgcactcccggatcaatttcttgcagttttaatactgggttagcatggcagacagacagacgtttcggcctaagccttcttcaaggcttaggccgaaacgtctgtctgtctgccatgctaacccagtattaaaactgcaagaaattgatccgggagtgcggcttttttactatacagaattcatgttgcccattcagggcgatcttctccatggtccgccattttgaatttccagaattagacatttttagttgcaaaacttcctatactttggttatactagtaaatattagtttcttatcttgtaaatattcatgaaaagattaaatttggcaataggcagcacagtttcaatgagcaacatagttgcaatgcctactctggccaccatcctacacagtgcgcctttaattATTATGGTGTTTGAAGTTCATGTTTCATGCCTCCTACTGGGTTTGTCTCGTTTGTCTTTTCTGAATGAGAATGACTTGTGGCATTGCAGGCAGCAACACAGGTGTGCTGCGTGGTAATTACAGTGTGGCGCTGCAGTCTGTGTTTTGTATTATTATCGTTGTTCACCAGAGCTCATATCACAATTAGATGTTGCCGAGCAGAGTAGGGGGGGGGCAAGGTGGGATAGGAAATAATTGTGTCCTTTGATGTGCAGAAACGTGAAAAAATGGTTTCAACACTAGACGAAGTGCCAATATTATGTCTCCGGTGTATTTAGAGCCATTTCTTTTTCTATGCGTTATGAATGAATGTtggtatgaatgtgcatataggtatgtttgtatgtatgtatgtatgtatgtatgtatgtatgtatgtatgtatgtatgtgtgcatgtatgcagggtgcgatttgacagaaaaccagaagggggatatgtttaagattttaagcattatcaatggaatTTCATAAAGCTGTGATTAAAAGTATGTAGAAAAGtgtcaatatcaaaaccagaaggggggacaatcccccccatacatccctacaaatcgcaccctgtatgtatgtatgtatgtatgtatgtatgtacgtttgTATGTAAGAATGCTGCCATAAGCTTTTGTTTCCTACCATgtagggaccacaatggaaatgagCCCAAGAGCTTTTTTTGTGTTATCcatgactatttctttcttttaatgCATGGATAAGTTTGTTGTCCCATGTTTCATCCATGGACGAGACCGCACCTGCATACCGCCaaaattattattgttgttgctttTATTTTACTGTATATTGCTAGTGATGTATTTCACAGATAAGTTATTGTTTTTTCGTATGACCCATTTACCCAGATGCACTGGCCTCGTTCAGCAGTGTCAGACCAACCATGGGCGCGACCGCACCTGCATACCACCAATAATACTATTGTTTTTGTatgttattatttatattatttaacgATATTATTGTTCTATTATTTCCCCAGGTGCACTGACAGTGGGCCTCGTTCAGCAATGTCAGACCATCCATGGGCGCGACCGCACCTGCATCCCGCCGAGCCTGCCTCCCGAGTGGGTGACCAcgctcttcttcatcatcatgggCATCGTCTCCCTCACCATCACCTGCGGCCTTCTGGTCCTCTCGCACTGGCGACGTGAGGCCACCAAGTACGCACGCTGGATCGCCTTCACAGGAAGTGAGTTCACTGGAAGTTATTGTTGCAGTTTTTTATTGATGTTGCTACTCGCTACACTTTTACAATTGTATTATGGCTCTGAAACGTCACATAATAAGAAGAAATATGATAATAGAAATATGTAGTAAGAGGTAAAATACAAGCTAATtaacacagtacaatgtgtgaGCAAGATAGGAACTACTTATCCACATTATAGGGGCACCTTGGACAGTTCATTGTTCTCCTTTAAGTACGCTCCCACAATTACCAGAGCAACACACTGTGCGAGCACGATACTTATTCAAATTACAGGGGCACTTTGCTGCCCACCGGGCCTGTTTTGGGTTATGCAACAACACCTTAAGAAGGGGCTGGGAAACCCAAATAGTTTCAGCATGTTGAAGACTCCAGCCTCTGTTACCAGGCCTCTCAAGAGCCCtctctggaccccgtttctcaaaagcatcgttgctaaccagttagcaacttactaggttcccaatgggaaattgcattgccaccaagtaagttgctaacttggttagcaacgatattgtcgagaaacgcacccctggatgGAAAAACAAAAGGATGCAAACAGCCGAGGAATCTGTTTATTCATgagtccagggccggattaatgcacaggctaaatatgaCTGCAGCTTAGGGTCCCCCAAACAGACAAGATGCGACAAGAcgtagtaggcctattgaaaaattaatctgcCTTGTCGATCAGAGTATTAAATCTTTAAATCTCCAGTTTGCGGACATGTTAGCAGTCATTTCTGGCTCTGAATTATGATGATGTCTGTGTCCACTGAACTATGACGTGCTGTCCGTGGGGGCCTATAGCATTCTGCAGCGTAGGGGCCCCATGCTAtctttaatccagccctgcatgaCTCCCTTTGCTTTGAACATCTCTTCTGAGTTGACTTCGAAAAGCAGGTCGGTCTCGAAAGGCCAGCGAGTTGATTGGTGTCACCCTCCCGCCCTTTGACAATGAGGTTTACCGCCCACCCACAACTGTTGTCTCATTATGGGCCACATTTGCATCACGTGCATTTATCACTGAAAACGAGAAACAAGCTAAGTGAGGCATTATGTTACAGAATTTTGCATTTAGaaggtgcttttatccaaagcggttTACAGACAAGGACATAATTAGTAGCAATATTTTAGGATACAGCATATACAGGTTTTAGTTTAAGCTTTTCAAGATTAGTataagcttttttttttagttgcacCTTTTTTGGACTTTTTTCCTGCAAAGATAGTCGGTTTAAtaattcaaaataaaaaaaagtctaccgcacacttgtttgtcGTTCATTTATTCAGAGCAAACGATGCGCTTAGCCTTTGTGCGTCATTAGGTTCGCTCGGGAATTGCTGGATACATAATGTATACAGCGCTTCGCTCAGACGCCAACAATGTGGAAGTAGGAAattggtatggtgtggtgtggtgtcattAAAGATGAGCTAGCTGCACCATTTTAGGTTGGAATTGGGATACAACCCATCAGCTACCAAAGCCATTATTCCTGCAcactgtaatgaaatgtatttcaTTCATATACAATAAACCTATGTACTTGGTTAATCTCAAAAAGCCAAGGGTCTTGGGTATCCATTTGTTGGATGAGAGTTTTACTTTGAATGGAAACACTTGCTGTTTCTTGTAAAGGCTCAGTGGGTCACaagtggcccctgggcctgagtttgcccaccacTCTAAAATGAGATGGCATTAACATAATTCTGGtgtttctcttcacttctcttctcttccagtgGTTCTCTTCTGCATGGCCGCCCTGATATTTCCTATTGGATTTTACATCGACGAGGTCGGCGGACAGCCTTACAAGTTGCCCAACAACACGGTTGTTGGCTCCTCCTATGTACTCTTTGTTCTCTCCATTTTCTTCacaatagtgggactacttttcGCAGGAAAGGTGTGCTTACCTGGGTgacttttttgttcttcttcaaATGTTGTTGTTGCCAAGTTGGGGAGAAAACGAAACAAAGAAGCCTGTGAAGGACTGAAGagcatttttgtttttaaaaatgcatAGTGAAGAAGGGGGACAGGAGACGAGGCACTTGTGTTTCCAGAACTTTCCCTCCTGTAATGCACTATAGAAGATGATGGTGCCACTCCAACAAGGAACGCTGAAAGAGGGCGCAGAGTACAGACCAAAAAAAACGAAAACGCCATGCCATAAAACACCATGCTTGCTGCTCACagcgcagcagcacacacaccatacataaaCTCCAGCTTCAGTCTTCATCCTTATTTCCCCTCACATTTCAGTGGTCACCCTCCCATGTTCACGAGGTCTGTGTTTGTTAGGgatgttgtcttcttggaaagtGTTACTTGGAAGGGCGAGCGAAAAccgaagatgtctttttttttttcctttttcaaagGGAACTTTGtaaattaaaatatttaaaaatgaagCCAGTCACGAGTGCTGGCCAAATGGACGTGGGGGCTGGCCACAGATTCGTGGAAAAGTGAGGACATGTGCATCTCCACAGAGGGAAGGCCTCAAAGGTATGACTGATCAACAGAATCCAACCTTGTCAAAGAGAGACTTCATCGACAAGgtgattttttttgtatgttAATGGTTCAATTATTGAGCTAATAAAGTTGTTTTTCCCCTCTTCTGTAAACGCACTGCAGCAGGGTATCTCACTCACCTATGTTTTTCTTGCTCTATTTGCTTCATTCAATGTGTCAAGTGTGTTTCGTTATTTTTGTTGCCCAATGGATCTGTAGAGCTGTAACCATGTCAGGAAGCCCTGTGATGAAGCTGAAACACTTGGGCAAAACACCAAGAGCCATTATAAACTGTTACAAACCAAAAATGACTGGATTATTTGTTTTGGTTggtgtatttgtttttttaactttGGAATGGGCATACATGGGGTATTGTAACCTAGAAATGTTTGATATTACAGAAGAATGTGTTTAAAAGTTTTGCATACGTGTTGCTGACGTTACAACAGATTTTCCCCAACATCTCTGTTTGTAACCTCGGAAAAAGCGTTTCTACAACATCATATTTTTCTGCCTCTGACCTTCCACAGTTGGCACACCATGGTAGCTATTTAAAGCTATTCCGTTTTGAGCTCAATATTGCCTCTTTGTGAggtgcacatgttttttttttcttttacttcaataGTGTCTCTCAGTTTCCATGGCAACTCATACATACAGATACAGTAGCATTGGAGGGAGCAGTAAAAGCTTGAGTGGCTTTTACCTGTGTATATATAGCTCATTTAGCCCAGTCTTACAATCATTGGAATGGAGCGATGATGATGGATAGCTATTGTGACCAAAATACTGTATGCATCTAACGGAGTGGGTGGCGAATTGTGTTGTTACCTGACCCTGACCTGTCCCTGACTGTACTGTCTTTCCGAGAGGGTATTTTTTCCCTGGACATTGAAGGATTGGAGTGACGAGTCAGCACAATGTTAAATCACTCTAAACCTTCAGtgagcctttgtcctgcaccttatcctgggatgtgcacaatttgtCAACCTCCGCTGGATGAATGTTGCCATATGCTTACAAGAAAAAAGGTCAATTGAGTTCAGCTTTTTGTCAGACAAAGATGGCTACCAGGGCTTGACAAAGTTTTTGCTTACCAGCCTGCCTCAgttgctagtggttttcccagagTCACAGGCcgttcagcctttctactagccatagTTTTCCAGTCTGTATtttcttagtcttagtcataatTTGACAAAGTGATGATAAAACCAGGGTGCCTACAGATATTCCTAGGTtgaatttactaccttttactacctttttactacctccaattttttttttactaccattACAACATCGATCTTAAACTGACTACAGAAATGAAATAGCTTTCCAAATCCTATTAATAACACAAATTAATAATGTTTTTATAATTTAACAAGTTCATCATTGAGTGTATGTGTTAGTACAAGTTATTGCAGGTATGTTTCAAACATTTCTCaacaattcaccatttataatggttAACTAATAGTGCAGTGCACTTTTAACAGAAGAACTCGCTCTTCtcagagagtaggaggagagaaagaaccaGCAGTGCACCTTGAAGTGGATTCCTGCAGTCAATGTCCACCAGGGCTCTGCTAACTTTTTgcgctggttgcactggtgcgtctAAAAACTGTTttcaggtgcaccagcacaaaatctaggtgcacccaaatgccccccaacacctgtgtgtgagagtctgtgtgtgtgtgtctttagcagAATCAGAGAAAATACTTCACAGGATATGACAAAAATGGCAGTCATTATAGTTATGGCAAAGTTTTCGTGATTTGGATAGGGAACACAGAATCCATAACCAGCCTTGACTACCCCTTAagtctaaggcacctgcaaaaaacgcctaagccagggatgtcaaactgaaatcaaaattaaaataacttaaaattaattattttttgaGGGACTACAATTTCACATTAAAAAACACTCATATGGTAACTAGATCGATAGATAAGTTGAtttcagggattaaagcaaaaaaaagtcatctgactgaacttttttaccggttaggcacccgatcgagtatcactccgtaacccaacgaaaaccaatgtagccaggctctgccctcataacgaaacatacactggttttatgcaaggaatggtgccagagccagcactaggcataggcagacagggcagtcgcctggagcagaataggcctatgtattgagggcaccagtaataccaaaaagtgccacaaaatcagaacttcaaccaacataacactttacacttcacattaacaaacataacctccttggtggaggtaatgaatattcattatacactcagtaggccaatatacacactcagtatgaatgtacctgtaggtactagatcagatgctatgctatgtttacagatgccaatttctaaatacaaaaaaatgaaagaggcaaagggggcaggcctaggccaccagattgacaagaactggccgagaatggagggataatggatactatatcagactgcaaacattgaactgcaatttggggcatgttttggttatttcctcttatttctacccattgtttatgaattgttcacaacattatgcagaatggattcacattaagtgttgcttcaaaatggtctagctgatatcacagaattattgacttggaattgcaatgcgttgatacagtgatcccattatggttttgttgttgtagtaggcGGCTATATTTTgactttcccatcagaatgggcaaacactgttctggtgaaagcactgcgcattgcttgcagttgtatttctgacatttaaactagttggttattttgtatgttt from Engraulis encrasicolus isolate BLACKSEA-1 chromosome 17, IST_EnEncr_1.0, whole genome shotgun sequence carries:
- the LOC134467396 gene encoding uncharacterized protein C16orf52 homolog B-like, which produces MDKLTIISGCLFLAADIFAIASIANPDWINTGEAEGALTVGLVQQCQTIHGRDRTCIPPSLPPEWVTTLFFIIMGIVSLTITCGLLVLSHWRREATKYARWIAFTGMVLFCMAALIFPIGFYIDEVGGQPYKLPNNTVVGSSYVLFVLSIFFTIVGLLFAGKVCLPG